One region of Enterobacter ludwigii genomic DNA includes:
- a CDS encoding MFS transporter has product MNTDKQPPLWLLTLLIMFPQLVETIYSPALPDIARAFQVGSERAAQTLSVYFVAFAVGVALWGWLSDHIGRRPAMMAGLLCYGTGSTLALVAPGFSVLLMARMVAAMGAAAGSVVVQTMLRDSYESTALARVFSVMGAALAISPVFGLVSGGWLVSLYGHTGVFVALASLALVLLTLTAFLLPETRSENTSSARLGGLVYRMAGDARLWKNAALVALLNTMIFSYYSLAPFLFGQLGWSPRAFGWTGILLAFASLSGSLWNRKLLSVGLSPEQLVKNACLLALLSGIAAWVLQQSVWILLPMAGIVVAYGIAIPNVLSQALSQYREQAGAAGALFGLVYYMLLGMMLGLAGIVQQLGLVLTACAVTACFCILSRH; this is encoded by the coding sequence ATGAACACCGATAAACAGCCACCGTTGTGGCTTCTGACATTACTGATTATGTTTCCTCAACTGGTCGAAACCATTTACAGCCCCGCATTGCCTGACATTGCCCGTGCTTTTCAGGTAGGCAGTGAACGTGCCGCGCAGACTCTTTCTGTCTATTTTGTCGCGTTTGCCGTCGGCGTTGCGCTCTGGGGCTGGTTAAGCGACCATATCGGTCGGCGACCGGCGATGATGGCCGGACTACTGTGCTACGGGACCGGTTCCACACTGGCGCTTGTCGCTCCAGGCTTTAGTGTTTTGCTCATGGCTCGCATGGTCGCGGCCATGGGGGCAGCAGCCGGATCCGTTGTCGTTCAGACCATGCTGCGTGATAGTTACGAATCGACGGCCTTAGCTCGCGTCTTTTCTGTTATGGGTGCGGCGTTGGCAATCAGCCCGGTTTTCGGTCTGGTGAGTGGAGGCTGGCTGGTTAGCCTGTACGGACATACCGGCGTATTTGTTGCGCTGGCCTCACTGGCGCTGGTTCTGCTGACACTGACCGCATTCTTGCTGCCAGAAACGCGGTCGGAAAATACTTCCAGTGCCCGTCTTGGCGGGCTGGTTTACCGAATGGCGGGTGATGCAAGGCTGTGGAAAAATGCAGCGCTTGTTGCGCTGCTCAATACGATGATTTTCAGTTACTACAGCCTTGCGCCGTTTCTTTTTGGGCAACTGGGCTGGAGTCCCAGGGCTTTCGGATGGACGGGAATTTTACTGGCTTTTGCTTCTCTGTCGGGCAGCCTCTGGAACCGGAAACTGTTGTCTGTCGGTTTGTCACCAGAACAGCTGGTGAAGAATGCGTGCCTGCTGGCCCTGTTATCGGGTATTGCAGCATGGGTTTTACAGCAATCCGTATGGATCCTTTTGCCGATGGCCGGGATTGTGGTTGCCTATGGAATCGCGATTCCAAACGTGTTGAGCCAGGCCCTGAGCCAGTATCGTGAACAGGCCGGAGCAGCCGGAGCGCTGTTTGGATTAGTCTACTATATGCTGTTGGGAATGATGCTGGGACTTGCCGGTATCGT